From Luteococcus japonicus, one genomic window encodes:
- a CDS encoding SDR family NAD(P)-dependent oxidoreductase, whose translation MHALVTGASGGLGQAFCNHLAAQGHDLVLVSRRTDQLERIAADARAKFGVDAVVLPADLSEEAARNELAAELGRRGIHVDVLVNNAGFGTIGELAMADVDRLNDEIGLNCGAVAHLSRLFLPGMLEQGSGSIINVASTAAFQPIPTMAVYAATKSFVLSFTQALWEETRSTPVRVTAICPGPTDTAFFDAAGDDKVLANRRTPDQVVASTFRALDRRQPSVTDGFVNAVQGHFAKVMPARIAVPVARRVVAPTKR comes from the coding sequence ATGCATGCACTCGTGACCGGAGCATCCGGCGGCCTGGGACAGGCCTTCTGCAACCACCTCGCCGCCCAGGGCCATGACCTGGTGCTGGTCAGCCGCCGCACCGACCAGCTGGAACGCATTGCCGCCGACGCGCGCGCCAAGTTCGGCGTCGACGCCGTCGTGCTGCCCGCAGACCTCAGCGAGGAGGCCGCCCGCAACGAGCTGGCCGCGGAGCTGGGGCGTCGCGGCATCCACGTCGACGTGCTGGTGAACAATGCCGGCTTCGGCACCATCGGGGAACTGGCCATGGCCGACGTCGACCGGCTCAACGACGAGATCGGTCTCAACTGCGGCGCGGTGGCCCACCTGAGCCGCCTCTTCCTGCCCGGGATGCTGGAGCAGGGCAGTGGCTCCATCATCAATGTCGCCAGCACCGCCGCCTTCCAGCCCATTCCGACGATGGCCGTCTACGCAGCAACCAAGTCCTTCGTGCTGAGCTTCACCCAGGCGCTCTGGGAGGAGACCCGCAGCACCCCGGTCCGGGTCACCGCCATCTGCCCGGGCCCCACCGACACCGCCTTCTTCGACGCCGCCGGCGATGACAAGGTGCTGGCCAACCGCCGCACACCGGACCAGGTGGTGGCAAGCACCTTCCGGGCACTGGACCGTCGCCAGCCCAGCGTCACCGACGGCTTCGTCAACGCCGTCCAGGGGCACTTCGCCAAGGTGATGCCGGCCCGCATCGCGGTGCCCGTGGCCCGCCGGGTCGTCGCTCCCACCAAGCGATGA